A genome region from Triticum aestivum cultivar Chinese Spring chromosome 2B, IWGSC CS RefSeq v2.1, whole genome shotgun sequence includes the following:
- the LOC123043905 gene encoding serine carboxypeptidase II-3, giving the protein MKSTAVALLLLVAVQCLALGSRTAAAAKVRRTRQGDYLNRLRGSPSSRASWESLAAVEEEETTTKATGRTAPAAAAAEAGRKEADRVEALPGQPSGVDFAQYAGYVTVDAAAGRALFYYLAEAVGGNGDGSSSKGKPLLLWLNGGPGCSSLGYGAMEELGPFRVMSDGKTLYRNPYSWNHAANVLFLESPAGVGYSYSNTTADYGRSGDNRTAEDAYLFLANWMERFPEYKGREFYITGESYAGHYVPQLAHAILRHASPAINLKGIMIGNAVINDWTDSKGMYDFFWTHAFISDETAAGIDKNCNFTAAGAGAATSALCDDASDEAGESLRDIDIYNIYAPNCQSEKLVTPPIAPSIDNFDPCTDYYVDAYLNRPDVQKAMHANVTRLDHPWSACSEVLTRWVDSAKTVLPIIRELMKNNIRVWVYSGDTDGRVPVTSSRLSVNQLQLPVAAKWRPWFSSTKGAGEVGGYIVQYKGDLSLVTVRGAGHEVPSYQPRRALVLVQNFLAGKALPDCKECEQD; this is encoded by the exons ATGAAGAGCACAGCGGTGGCGCTCTTGCTGCTGGTGGCGGTGCAATGTCTCGCGCTGGGGTCTCGCACGGCCGCGGCCGCGAAGGTGCGGCGGACAAGGCAGGGCGACTACCTGAACCGGCTGCGCGGGTCGCCGTCCTCCCGCGCGTCCTGGGAGTCGCtggcggccgtggaggaggaggagacgacgacGAAAGCGACGGGTAGAACCGcgccggcggcggctgcggcggaggCCGGGCGCAAGGAGGCCGACCGCGTGGAGGCGCTGCCCGGGCAGCCGAGCGGCGTGGACTTCGCACAGTACGCCGGGTACGTGACGGTGGACGCGGCGGCCGGGCGCGCGCTGTTCTACTACCTCGCCGAGGCCGTCGGCGGGAACGGCGACGGGTCGTCGTCCAAGGGCAAGCCGCTCCTGCTCTGGCTCAACGGCGGCCCGGGGTGCTCGTCGCTGGGGTACGGCGCCATGGAGGAGCTGGGCCCGTTCCGCGTCATGAGCGACGGCAAGACGCTCTACCGCAACCCCTACTCCTGGAACCACG CGGCGAACGTGCTGTTCCTGGAGAGCCCGGCGGGGGTGGGGTACTCGTACTCGAACACGACGGCGGACTACGGCCGGAGCGGGGACAACCGGACGGCGGAGGACGCGTACCTGTTCCTGGCTAACTGGATGGAGCGCTTCCCGGAGTACAAGGGCCGCGAGTTCTACATCACCGGCGAGAGCTACGCCGGCCACTACGTGCCGCAGCTGGCCCACGCCATCCTCCGCCACGCCTCCCCGGCCATCAACCTCAAAGGCATCATG ATTGGGAACGCGGTGATCAACGACTGGACGGACAGCAAGGGCATGTACGACTTCTTCTGGACGCACGCGTTCATCTCCGACGAGACGGCCGCCGGCATCGACAAGAACTGCAACTTcacggccgccggcgccggcgcggcgaCGAGCGCGCTCTGCGACGACGCGTCGGACGAGGCCGGCGAGAGCCTTCGGGACATCGACATCTACAACATCTACGCGCCCAACTGCCAGTCGGAGAAGCTCGTCACGCCCCCCATCGCCCCCTCG ATCGACAACTTTGATCCGTGCACGGACTACTACGTGGACGCGTACCTCAACCGCCCGGACGTGCAGAAGGCGATGCACGCCAACGTCACCCGCCTCGACCACCCCTGGTCGGCCTGCAG TGAAGTCTTGACACGCTGGGTCGACAGCGCCAAAACGGTCCTGCCTATTATCCGGGAGCTGATGAAGAACAACATCAGAGTCTGGGTTTACAG TGGAGACACTGACGGGAGGGTGCCCGTCACTTCCAGTAGGCTCTCTGTCAACCAGCTCCAGCTCCCAGTGGCAGCGAAATGGAGGCCATGGTTCAGCAGCACCAAG GGTGCCGGAGAGGTGGGTGGATACATTGTGCAGTACAAGGGTGATCTCAGCTTGGTAACTGTCAGAGGAGCAGGCCATGAGGTCCCCAGCTACCAGCCGCGGCGAGCCCTTGTGCTTGTCCAGAATTTCCTCGCAGGCAAAGCTCTCCCTGACTGCAAAGAATGCGAACAAGATTAG
- the LOC123043909 gene encoding EEF1A lysine methyltransferase 4: MSSSPPLSPRGAEEEEDGGARSDGAGSGGGGGGTVFSYGEAGYWDARYVEEGGAPYDWYQRYAALRPFVRRFVPPASRLLMIGCGSALMSEDMAADGYMEIINIDISSVLIEMMRKKYFDLPQLQYMQMDVRDMSKFSDESFDCAIDKGTLDSLMCGVEAPLSAAQMVLEVDRLLKPGGVFMLITYGDPSARIPHLNQPVCSWKIVLYILPRPGFKGNIRRSVFDPVPLTESGRLPEGFVLEDPDSHYIYVCKKGQELTGIDSPTLSHLKLQDSE, from the exons atgtcgtcgtcgccgccgctgtcgcctcgcggggcggaggaggaggaggatgggggcgcCAGGAGCGACGGcgccgggagcggcggcggcggcggcggcacggtgtTCAGCTACGGGGAGGCGGGGTACTGGGACGCGCGCTACGTGGAGGAGGGCGGCGCGCCCTACGACTGGTACCAGCGCTACGCCGCGCTGCGCCCCTTCGTCCGCCGCTTCGTGCCACCGGCCTCGCGCCTCCTCATGATCGGCTGCGGCTCCGCGC TTATGTCAGAGGATATGGCCGCTGATGGCTACATGGAGATAATAAACATTGACATTTCTTCGGTTTTAATTGAGATGATGAGGAAGAAGTACTTCGATCTTCCACAGCTACAAT ACATGCAAATGGATGTTAGGGATATGAGTAAATTCTCTGACGAATCGTTTGATTGTGCCATTGATAAAG GTACTCTGGACTCTTTGATG TGTGGTGTGGAGGCTCCTCTCAGCGCAGCTCAGATGGTCCTGGAAGTGGACAG GCTACTTAAACCAGGGGGAGTCTTTATGTTG ATAACTTATGGTGATCCATCAGCGCGAATTCCTCACCTGAACCAACCAGTATGCAGTTGGAAAATTGTACTGTACATTCTGC CAAGACCTGGATTCAAGGGAAACATAAGAAGATCTGTCTTCGACCCTGTTCCACTGACTGAGAGTGGTAGATTGCCTGAGGGCTTTGTTCTGGAGGATCCTGACTCTCATTATATTTATGTCTGCAAAAAGGGCCAAGAATTAACAGGGATAGATTCTCCAACCTTAAGCCACTTGAAGTTGCAAGATTCCGAGTGA